In a genomic window of Phragmites australis chromosome 14, lpPhrAust1.1, whole genome shotgun sequence:
- the LOC133891677 gene encoding uncharacterized protein LOC133891677, whose protein sequence is MANGASAPSAAAGSSSSSQAGGGGDAPRQRRPRSDPLLIVCRCLGVVTAATALLCVAVNVLSAVQSFRSRSDIIGGIFRCYAVVFSLFVAVLETEWGFIIKFWKIFEYWPARGMLQIFVAVMTKAYPNVERNDLILLQEIASYMLLACGAVYVISGILCIGVLKRSRQQKATSREQAAKDLAELEKRREELEALLIAERSETA, encoded by the exons ATGGCGAATGGGGCTTCCGCGCCGTCTGCGGCGGCCGGGTCCTCCTCGTCTTCgcaggccggcggcggcggggacgcaCCGCGGCAGCGCCGCCCGCGCTCCGACCCGCTCCTCATCGTCTGCCGCTGCTTGGGCGTCGTCACGGCGGCCACCGCGCTGCTCTGCGTCGCCGTCAATGTCCTCTCCGCTGTCCAGTCCTTCCGCTCCCGCTCCGAT ATAATTGGGGGCATATTCCGGTGCTACGCGGTGGTGTTCTCGCTGTTCGTGGCCGTCCTCGAGACTGAGTGGGGATTCATCATCAAGTTCTGGAAG ATATTCGAATACTGGCCTGCAAGGGGGATGCTACAGATCTT TGTTGCTGTCATGACAAAGGCGTACCCAAATGTTGAAAGGAATGATCTGATTTTGCTTCAGGAGATTGCCAGCTATATGCTTCTTGCATGTGGAGCGGTCTACGTAATCTCG GGGATATTGTGCATTGGTGTGTTAAAACGCTCTAGGCAACAGAAAGCCACATCAAGAGAGCAAGCAGCCAAGGATCTGGCG GAGCTGGAGAAACGGAGAGAAGAACTTGAGGCACTGTTAATTGCTGAGCGGTCTGAGACTGCCTGA